A single genomic interval of Chryseobacterium paludis harbors:
- a CDS encoding choice-of-anchor L domain-containing protein, with protein MLNRRTGSLFLALFLVLVGTLVFSQSRGKVVPSKPPRAESMKAGVFIDVNAPGYPESNYNITQLVKDVLITGGSTCTTANVSNVSVSPNLAISDQNRSWGYFNKATTNFPFAKGIVLVTGFARKAGNNFQGTLSDGLPSGGDSDLANAIGVNNSSLKDATFIEFDFVPSSTEVSFRYIFASKEYNSQNQFACSISDGFALLLKKVGDPNYTNLAVLPNGAGPVSVTNIHPLIPPSSTFPGCGPVNQQYFAGMNNPQIETNFDGRTVPLIAKGTVIPGQTYHFKMVLADFQDVNFDSAVFLEAGSFDIGVQILGPAGVALPPSINVCDNTPQVLTASVQNSTASYQWFLNNAPIPGATSATYTATQPGVYTLHVLLAGNTCPGIATVTIVGGTSPTVQNSTLTACYAQGNAIFNLPAAQASISGTPGATFSYYASLADANAGNANTIATPTAYSSPGGQTVYVLVKSGFCSKVAQLQLIKAPQMTGTIAPPTALTCANSQITLNASTSVYPPGSTFNWTTTGGNIVSGGNTLTPVVNTAGTYTLTISNTYQPGNITCTATANVTVVGDSAPPTTTVVATKVLICAGETVTLTASGGATYNWVGLPGTGNTQTVTPAATTTYTVTAVGANGCVSQTAATITIEVSQPITVQNATLLKCYQAGNITYDLTSAQPQITSVATATFAYYVLLADANAGNGNTIATPATYSSPGNQTVYVLVRNGGCSYVVTLQLLKTAETTLTIAAPQSITCTTPQLTLNASASIIPAGSSILWTTTGGTIVSGANTLTPVVNAGGVYTLTVQNTTQPGNLSCTYTANVTVIEDKTPPVATVISSHAQICLGESVTLTASGGVTYNWVGLTGNGSTQVVSPALTTTYTVFAVGANGCISTNPATVTVVVGPPVATVSASKLKICVGESVTLTASGGITYNWVGLTGNGNTQVVSPTVTTTYSVYALGGNGCTSVNPAKVTIEVVPAITSTLEDVYVCVGETGVLDAGSGPNYTYIWSNGATTQTISTNVTGTYTVTISNGTCTKAFTAQLLNPNLPQFTNIVFENHVLTLSATNPTGGILEYSIDGGVTWQNSNIFYNVLNNNNYNLVVRVKDAKCSTTLSYYTFVINNAITPNSDGLNDTIDFSGISSYNNFAASIFNRYGQELFKATKLEPVWRGNVKGLNLPTATYWYRVQWENPASKKLELRTGWILLKNRN; from the coding sequence ATGTTAAATAGGAGGACAGGAAGTTTATTTTTGGCTTTATTTTTAGTTCTTGTAGGTACTCTGGTTTTCTCTCAAAGCAGAGGGAAGGTTGTTCCATCGAAACCACCTAGAGCTGAAAGTATGAAAGCCGGAGTATTTATTGATGTAAATGCGCCCGGATATCCAGAATCGAACTATAACATTACTCAATTGGTTAAGGATGTCTTGATAACAGGAGGTTCTACATGTACCACAGCAAATGTAAGTAATGTTTCCGTATCTCCTAATTTAGCAATAAGTGATCAGAATAGAAGTTGGGGTTATTTTAATAAGGCAACTACCAACTTTCCTTTTGCAAAAGGAATTGTCCTTGTAACGGGATTTGCAAGAAAGGCCGGGAATAATTTTCAGGGTACTTTAAGTGATGGCTTACCATCAGGTGGAGATAGCGATTTAGCAAATGCCATTGGTGTCAATAATTCTAGTTTAAAAGATGCAACTTTTATAGAGTTTGATTTTGTTCCAAGCTCTACAGAGGTTTCATTTAGATATATATTTGCCTCTAAAGAATATAATAGTCAGAACCAATTTGCATGTAGTATTTCAGATGGTTTTGCCTTATTATTAAAGAAAGTAGGTGATCCAAATTATACCAATCTGGCAGTGCTTCCTAATGGCGCCGGACCTGTAAGTGTTACAAATATACATCCATTAATTCCTCCTAGCAGCACTTTTCCAGGTTGCGGTCCTGTCAATCAGCAATATTTTGCAGGAATGAATAACCCACAAATTGAAACCAATTTCGATGGACGAACTGTTCCATTAATTGCAAAAGGAACTGTGATTCCTGGCCAGACTTATCATTTTAAAATGGTTTTAGCGGATTTCCAGGATGTTAATTTTGATTCTGCAGTTTTTTTAGAAGCCGGATCTTTTGATATAGGAGTTCAGATTTTGGGACCTGCAGGGGTAGCACTTCCACCATCTATTAATGTTTGTGATAATACACCACAAGTACTTACTGCTTCAGTTCAGAATTCAACCGCTTCTTATCAGTGGTTTTTAAATAATGCTCCTATTCCCGGAGCAACAAGTGCTACTTATACAGCAACACAACCAGGAGTTTACACTCTTCATGTTCTGCTTGCTGGAAATACGTGCCCCGGAATAGCTACTGTTACTATTGTTGGTGGAACTTCTCCTACAGTTCAGAATTCAACATTAACAGCTTGTTATGCTCAAGGAAACGCAATTTTTAATTTGCCGGCTGCGCAAGCATCGATCAGTGGAACACCAGGAGCTACTTTTTCTTATTATGCAAGTTTAGCTGATGCTAACGCCGGAAATGCTAATACTATTGCTACACCGACTGCGTATTCTAGCCCCGGAGGACAAACAGTATATGTTTTGGTGAAAAGTGGTTTTTGTTCAAAAGTAGCCCAGCTGCAATTGATCAAAGCACCACAGATGACAGGGACTATAGCACCGCCAACAGCCTTAACATGCGCTAACTCACAAATAACACTGAATGCTTCAACATCAGTATATCCACCTGGATCTACATTCAACTGGACTACGACTGGTGGAAATATAGTTTCCGGAGGGAATACATTAACTCCTGTAGTAAACACTGCAGGAACTTATACACTAACAATTTCTAATACCTATCAGCCAGGAAATATAACCTGTACGGCTACTGCTAATGTTACCGTGGTAGGAGACAGTGCACCACCTACAACAACGGTGGTAGCGACAAAAGTATTGATCTGTGCTGGAGAAACAGTTACATTAACAGCTTCTGGAGGTGCTACTTATAATTGGGTTGGACTACCTGGAACGGGAAATACACAAACCGTTACACCTGCAGCTACCACAACTTATACGGTAACAGCAGTAGGAGCAAATGGCTGTGTTTCTCAAACTGCAGCAACAATAACAATTGAAGTTTCCCAACCTATTACGGTTCAAAATGCCACATTATTAAAATGTTATCAGGCTGGTAATATAACCTATGATCTGACCTCTGCTCAACCACAAATAACTAGTGTGGCAACAGCTACATTTGCTTATTATGTACTTTTGGCAGATGCCAATGCTGGAAATGGAAATACAATTGCAACGCCTGCCACTTATTCAAGTCCAGGAAATCAGACTGTATATGTTTTAGTGAGAAACGGTGGTTGTAGCTATGTTGTTACACTGCAATTGCTAAAAACAGCAGAAACTACTCTAACAATTGCAGCACCACAAAGTATTACTTGTACAACGCCACAATTAACATTAAACGCTTCAGCTTCAATAATTCCTGCTGGTTCTTCAATATTATGGACCACTACCGGAGGTACTATCGTTTCGGGAGCTAATACGTTAACTCCTGTTGTGAATGCTGGTGGAGTTTATACTCTAACAGTACAAAATACCACACAGCCAGGAAATTTAAGCTGTACCTATACAGCAAATGTTACCGTAATAGAAGATAAAACACCTCCCGTTGCCACGGTAATCTCTTCTCATGCACAAATTTGTTTAGGAGAATCAGTTACTTTAACTGCAAGTGGAGGAGTAACTTATAATTGGGTTGGATTAACGGGTAACGGTAGTACGCAGGTTGTCTCTCCAGCACTAACAACTACTTATACTGTTTTCGCAGTAGGAGCAAATGGATGTATTTCAACAAATCCAGCAACTGTTACGGTTGTAGTGGGGCCTCCTGTAGCAACAGTTTCTGCTTCAAAACTAAAAATATGTGTTGGTGAATCAGTCACTTTAACTGCTTCCGGAGGTATTACATACAATTGGGTAGGATTAACGGGTAATGGAAATACACAAGTTGTTTCCCCAACTGTTACCACCACCTATTCGGTGTATGCATTGGGAGGAAACGGATGTACTTCTGTTAATCCGGCTAAAGTAACCATTGAAGTAGTTCCTGCTATTACTTCTACTTTAGAAGATGTGTATGTGTGTGTAGGTGAAACTGGAGTTTTAGATGCCGGAAGCGGTCCTAATTACACTTATATCTGGAGTAATGGCGCAACAACCCAAACTATTTCAACAAATGTCACCGGGACTTATACAGTGACAATTAGTAACGGAACCTGTACGAAAGCTTTTACAGCTCAATTATTGAATCCTAATTTGCCTCAGTTTACCAATATTGTCTTTGAAAATCATGTTCTTACGCTAAGTGCAACGAATCCTACAGGGGGTATTTTAGAATATTCTATCGATGGAGGAGTTACCTGGCAAAATTCCAATATATTTTATAATGTTTTAAATAACAACAATTATAATTTAGTGGTAAGAGTAAAAGATGCCAAATGTAGTACAACTTTAAGTTATTACACTTTTGTAATCAATAATGCAATTACTCCTAATTCTGATGGGTTAAATGATACCATTGATTTCTCTGGAATAAGTAGTTATAATAATTTTGCAGCTTCTATTTTTAATAGATATGGACAGGAACTCTTTAAAGCTACAAAGCTTGAACCTGTCTGGAGAGGAAATGTAAAAGGACTTAATCTACCTACTGCTACCTATTGGTATAGAGTGCAATGGGAGAATCCTGCAAGCAAAAAGTTAGAATTACGAACAGGTTGGATATTATTGAAAAATAGGAATTAA
- the rsmA gene encoding 16S rRNA (adenine(1518)-N(6)/adenine(1519)-N(6))-dimethyltransferase RsmA has translation MSVKAKKHLGQHFLTDENIARKIVEGLSFENYNNIMEVGPGMGVLTKYLLEKDQYIYLAEIDNESIEYLKKHYSKITEKNFVGDFLKQDFASINNEQIAIIGNFPYNISSQILFKIIDYYELVPEMVGMFQKEVAERTAAVPRTKDYGILSVLIQAYYDVSYLFTVHENVFNPPPKVKSGVIKLTRNPKEGLAGNEVLFKQIVKAGFNQRRKKLSNSLKILNIPEVLKTHEFLDKRAEELSIHDFIAFTKQWKENL, from the coding sequence TTGAGTGTAAAAGCAAAAAAACATCTTGGTCAACACTTTTTGACAGATGAAAATATCGCGAGAAAAATTGTAGAGGGCCTAAGCTTTGAAAATTACAATAATATCATGGAAGTGGGACCAGGAATGGGAGTCCTCACAAAATATCTTTTAGAAAAAGATCAATATATTTATCTGGCAGAAATAGATAATGAATCTATAGAATATCTCAAAAAGCACTATTCTAAAATTACAGAGAAAAACTTTGTAGGAGACTTTCTAAAACAGGATTTCGCCTCTATAAACAATGAGCAAATTGCTATTATTGGAAATTTCCCTTATAATATATCTTCACAGATTTTATTTAAAATAATAGATTATTACGAACTGGTACCAGAAATGGTAGGGATGTTCCAAAAGGAAGTTGCTGAAAGGACTGCAGCGGTTCCCAGAACAAAAGATTATGGAATTTTATCGGTACTTATTCAGGCCTATTACGATGTCTCTTATCTGTTCACGGTTCATGAAAATGTTTTTAACCCACCTCCAAAAGTGAAATCCGGAGTTATCAAATTGACCCGAAATCCCAAGGAAGGATTAGCTGGTAACGAAGTTCTTTTTAAGCAGATCGTAAAAGCGGGATTCAACCAAAGGAGAAAGAAATTATCTAATTCACTTAAAATACTGAACATTCCTGAAGTATTAAAAACTCATGAATTTTTAGACAAAAGAGCTGAAGAACTTAGTATTCATGATTTTATAGCTTTCACCAAGCAATGGAAAGAGAATCTATAA
- a CDS encoding choice-of-anchor L domain-containing protein codes for MKRYLLLFSFFLISLNFYHSQTTPARKPQVKKLSASAAKAGTLIDVNAPGYNESNFTMDQLVRDVLISSGTNSCVTPSVTNVVVTPNLPASDVDRAWGYFHRSTSSFPFKDGIVLVTGKANRTGNTPDTGLSDVVGTGSDPDLVAATNPSKPLFDAVILEFDFVPTSSQVKFNYLMASEEYTGSYPCGFADSFALLIRPSTGGPYTNMAVLPSGGGPVSITNIHPEITGFGGCPAINETFFAGYNPPISDTNINGRTIPLTATATVVAGQQYHFKMVIADAGDTSFDSAVFLEGGSFNIGVDLLDPSGATLPSDINVCDNVPQVITASVSDPNLLYQWFFNGTPVTGATTNTITAIQPGTYTIEVSVPGNPCPGKASIQIHGGTTPNANDATLLLCTTPDITTFDLVAAMPTMSTTPNAVFHFYENQADAIAQNDNYITTPLSYNGNDGQILYVVVSNGGFCSRMVELKLFKEASPTAHVVSTKLKICPGDSVNLTATGGVTYQWSNFTGTGNTQTVTLYNTTTFTVYAVGAKGCKSLQPATVTVEVVPEIVSPLKDVEMCIGDRVTLDAGAGPNYKYLWSTGATTQTIFVDQLGIYSVTIDNGYCTKVFTSKVMAATLPFITGLDYNNSNTLTITAVNPSINNNPGVLEYSADGGVSWQTSNVFPGLIDNTTYNLQVRIQGTHCVGTLDFFTLKISNVITPNQDGINDVLDLKSLGDFDNFTGSIYDRYGVEMFRFTKQNPVWDGTVGGKRLSTATYWYKFNFQYPKSKAQMNWSGWIMLKNRE; via the coding sequence ATGAAGAGATATCTCCTATTGTTTTCTTTTTTTTTAATCTCATTGAATTTTTATCATTCACAAACTACACCAGCCAGAAAGCCCCAAGTAAAAAAACTTTCGGCTTCGGCAGCCAAAGCAGGTACTCTTATTGATGTAAATGCTCCTGGGTATAATGAGTCGAATTTTACAATGGATCAATTAGTGAGGGATGTGTTAATATCATCAGGAACTAATTCATGTGTTACACCGAGTGTGACAAATGTTGTAGTAACTCCTAATTTACCAGCTAGCGACGTGGATAGGGCTTGGGGATATTTTCATAGATCCACAAGTAGCTTTCCTTTTAAAGATGGAATTGTATTAGTCACAGGAAAGGCTAATCGTACAGGGAATACACCGGACACAGGGCTTAGTGATGTGGTCGGGACGGGTAGTGATCCTGATCTAGTAGCAGCAACAAATCCAAGTAAACCACTATTTGATGCCGTAATCTTGGAATTTGATTTCGTTCCTACGTCATCTCAGGTTAAATTTAATTATTTAATGGCTTCTGAAGAATATACAGGTAGCTATCCATGTGGATTCGCGGATTCATTTGCTTTACTAATCAGACCATCTACGGGTGGACCTTACACTAACATGGCAGTATTGCCTAGTGGAGGAGGTCCTGTAAGTATTACAAATATTCACCCCGAAATTACAGGTTTTGGAGGATGTCCTGCTATAAACGAAACATTTTTTGCAGGTTATAATCCGCCCATTAGTGATACAAACATTAATGGGAGAACAATTCCCCTTACTGCAACAGCAACCGTAGTTGCTGGTCAGCAATATCATTTTAAGATGGTAATTGCAGATGCTGGAGATACTTCTTTTGACTCAGCGGTATTCTTAGAAGGAGGATCTTTTAATATTGGTGTAGATTTGTTAGATCCTTCGGGAGCTACTTTACCATCGGATATTAATGTTTGTGACAACGTACCACAAGTGATCACAGCGTCTGTGAGTGATCCTAATTTATTATATCAATGGTTTTTTAACGGAACACCTGTTACAGGTGCAACTACTAACACGATCACGGCTATTCAACCTGGAACATATACTATTGAAGTAAGTGTCCCGGGGAATCCATGCCCGGGTAAGGCATCTATCCAAATTCATGGTGGAACAACTCCTAATGCAAATGATGCTACATTATTACTCTGTACTACTCCTGATATTACAACATTTGATCTGGTTGCTGCAATGCCAACAATGAGTACAACACCAAATGCGGTATTTCATTTTTATGAAAATCAGGCTGATGCTATAGCTCAAAACGACAATTATATTACTACTCCATTGAGCTATAATGGAAATGATGGTCAGATACTTTATGTAGTCGTTTCTAATGGGGGCTTCTGCAGTAGAATGGTTGAACTTAAACTATTTAAAGAAGCTTCTCCTACTGCGCATGTTGTTTCTACAAAATTAAAAATATGTCCAGGTGATTCTGTAAATCTTACTGCGACTGGTGGGGTAACCTATCAATGGAGTAATTTTACAGGTACTGGTAACACTCAAACGGTAACTTTATACAATACAACAACATTTACAGTATATGCAGTCGGTGCAAAAGGATGTAAATCTTTGCAACCTGCAACAGTTACTGTAGAGGTAGTACCTGAAATTGTTTCTCCTTTAAAGGATGTTGAAATGTGTATTGGGGACAGAGTGACATTAGATGCAGGAGCCGGTCCTAATTATAAATACTTATGGAGTACAGGTGCAACTACACAGACTATTTTTGTAGATCAATTAGGAATCTATTCTGTAACGATCGATAACGGATACTGTACAAAGGTGTTTACGTCTAAAGTAATGGCAGCTACATTACCTTTTATTACAGGATTAGATTATAATAATAGCAATACATTAACAATTACTGCTGTAAATCCATCAATTAACAATAATCCTGGAGTACTGGAGTATTCTGCTGATGGTGGAGTTTCATGGCAGACCTCTAATGTATTTCCTGGTTTAATAGATAATACAACGTATAATCTACAGGTAAGAATACAAGGAACACATTGTGTAGGAACCCTTGACTTCTTTACATTAAAGATATCGAATGTTATTACTCCTAATCAGGATGGAATCAATGATGTTCTTGATCTTAAATCGCTCGGTGATTTTGATAATTTCACAGGATCTATTTATGATAGATATGGTGTTGAAATGTTCAGGTTCACCAAACAGAATCCAGTCTGGGATGGAACAGTAGGAGGTAAGAGATTATCGACTGCTACATATTGGTACAAGTTCAACTTCCAATATCCTAAATCAAAAGCTCAGATGAACTGGTCGGGTTGGATCATGCTTAAAAACAGAGAATAA